In Hamadaea flava, a genomic segment contains:
- a CDS encoding oxidoreductase, with protein MSSKVALVTGASSGIGEATARELAAAGYTVYAAARRTERMQKLTEAGIRPIAMDVTDDASIQAAVKTILAEQSRIDVLVNNAGYGSYGALEDVPMAEARAQMDVNVFGAARLIQLVLPQMRAQRSGTIVNVTSMGGKITTPLGAWYHATKFALEALSDCLRMEVAPFGINVVVIEPGGIRTEWSGIAADKLRAVSSSGPYAPQSNAVASSLTSESTQRRSSPPELIGKTITKAVAARRPKTRYAVGYGAKPTIFLHGVLPDRSSTRSSAGPPASRRPDHESAAAVPNVVRAPPPSPSPSRNQTTQIYESPAQE; from the coding sequence ATGAGCAGCAAGGTTGCACTGGTGACGGGAGCCTCGTCCGGCATCGGAGAGGCCACCGCTCGCGAACTCGCCGCCGCCGGGTACACCGTTTACGCCGCTGCCCGCCGTACCGAACGGATGCAGAAGCTGACCGAGGCAGGCATCCGTCCGATCGCGATGGACGTCACCGATGACGCCTCCATACAGGCCGCCGTCAAGACCATCCTCGCCGAGCAGAGCCGCATCGACGTCCTGGTCAACAACGCCGGCTACGGCTCCTACGGCGCACTGGAAGACGTGCCCATGGCCGAGGCCCGCGCCCAGATGGATGTCAACGTCTTCGGCGCCGCCCGCCTCATCCAGCTCGTCCTGCCGCAGATGCGCGCACAGCGCTCCGGAACGATCGTCAACGTCACCTCGATGGGCGGCAAAATCACCACCCCGCTCGGCGCGTGGTACCACGCGACCAAGTTCGCCCTCGAAGCCCTCAGCGACTGCCTGCGCATGGAAGTCGCCCCCTTCGGCATCAACGTCGTGGTCATCGAGCCCGGTGGCATCCGCACCGAGTGGAGCGGCATCGCCGCCGACAAGCTCCGCGCCGTCTCCAGTAGCGGCCCGTATGCCCCTCAGAGCAACGCCGTGGCCAGCTCACTCACCTCGGAAAGCACCCAGCGGCGCTCCTCGCCGCCCGAACTCATCGGCAAGACCATCACCAAGGCGGTCGCCGCCCGTCGTCCCAAGACCCGCTACGCCGTCGGTTATGGCGCTAAACCGACGATCTTTCTGCACGGCGTGCTCCCCGACCGGTCTTCGACGCGTTCATCCGCCGGGCCACCGGCGTCCCGGCGACCTGACCACGAGTCGGCCGCAGCAGTACCCAATGTGGTTCGCGCACCGCCACCATCGCCATCGCCATCGCGGAACCAAACTACCCAGATATACGAAAGCCCAGCTCAGGAGTGA
- a CDS encoding Gfo/Idh/MocA family protein, whose product MDYLRPVKLVCRDKRTHCVRLIKVTAGDTRLAADKLRVGIIGANPDRGWAMSAHIPALQALPQYDITAVATSRAESAQRAAARFAVPHAFTDARQLAEHPDVDLVVVTVKVPAHAELVDAALDAGKHVYCEWPLALTAEEAEILTTSARQAGVHHVVGLQARYSPAISYARTLLADGFVGRVTSANLYAARGKGATEEMPGWAAYTLDQANAAGVLEVVGGHTLDVLEHLLGGITDLSAALSVQRPRYTIAETGATVEVTSPDQVLLHATLATGAVASAHLHDAKVGDNRTRLEIAGTRGDLAIVVAGGPQAAQIQVGEVKLYGIQEPGGAWRELSIPDSYVNVPRTVPALAVRNVAQLYTQLARDIRSGTSEAPDFVAGLRLHRLLDTIRRSAETGTRQPVPR is encoded by the coding sequence GTGGACTACTTGCGTCCGGTTAAGTTAGTCTGCCGTGACAAACGGACGCACTGCGTCCGTTTAATCAAGGTCACGGCAGGAGACACCAGATTGGCTGCAGATAAGCTCCGGGTGGGCATCATCGGTGCGAACCCCGACCGCGGGTGGGCGATGAGCGCCCATATCCCCGCGCTACAGGCACTCCCGCAGTACGACATAACAGCCGTCGCCACCAGCCGGGCCGAGAGCGCGCAGCGGGCGGCGGCCCGGTTCGCCGTGCCGCACGCCTTCACCGACGCGCGCCAGCTCGCTGAACACCCTGACGTGGACCTGGTCGTCGTCACCGTCAAAGTGCCGGCCCACGCCGAACTCGTCGACGCCGCGCTCGACGCGGGCAAGCACGTCTACTGTGAGTGGCCGCTGGCCCTGACCGCCGAGGAAGCCGAGATTCTGACCACGTCGGCCCGGCAGGCCGGCGTGCACCACGTCGTCGGCTTGCAGGCACGGTACAGCCCCGCGATCAGCTACGCGCGGACGCTGCTCGCAGACGGCTTCGTCGGTCGCGTCACCTCGGCGAACCTCTACGCGGCCCGAGGCAAGGGCGCCACCGAGGAGATGCCCGGCTGGGCCGCGTACACCCTCGACCAGGCCAACGCCGCCGGTGTGCTGGAGGTCGTCGGCGGCCACACCCTCGACGTGCTGGAGCACCTGCTCGGCGGCATCACCGACCTGTCCGCCGCCCTTTCCGTGCAGCGTCCTCGCTACACCATCGCCGAGACCGGCGCGACCGTCGAAGTGACCAGCCCGGATCAGGTTCTGCTCCACGCCACCCTGGCCACCGGCGCAGTCGCCTCGGCCCACCTCCACGACGCCAAGGTGGGAGACAACCGTACCCGGCTGGAAATCGCCGGTACCAGGGGCGACCTTGCCATCGTCGTCGCCGGCGGCCCACAAGCGGCCCAAATCCAGGTGGGTGAGGTGAAGCTGTACGGAATCCAGGAGCCCGGCGGCGCCTGGCGGGAACTTTCCATACCGGACAGCTACGTGAACGTACCGAGGACGGTGCCGGCGCTGGCAGTCCGCAACGTGGCACAGCTCTACACGCAGCTCGCCCGCGACATCCGCAGCGGCACGTCGGAAGCCCCTGACTTCGTGGCCGGCCTGCGACTGCACCGTCTGCTCGACACGATCCGGCGATCCGCGGAAACCGGGACCCGACAGCCAGTCCCGCGCTGA
- a CDS encoding TetR/AcrR family transcriptional regulator: MSHPLPSAQRLLPDGDERRPRADAQRNVERLVAAARAAVAEVGIAVTAHEIARRAGVGIGTFYRRVPSREALLEAVLAELLGEAVAEADRALQNNDPWAGLCEFATAYVRLRAASCGVNEALGEECGLDLDLPLEELRDRIRSLVERAQTAAAVRRDVTWQDVAFLLAAVVPGQHTIGLQADDQQWIRNLQIVLDGLRLADMPR, translated from the coding sequence ATGAGCCACCCACTGCCTTCAGCCCAGCGGTTGCTGCCGGACGGCGACGAACGCCGGCCTCGGGCCGACGCGCAGCGCAACGTGGAGCGGTTGGTGGCAGCCGCGCGCGCGGCTGTCGCCGAGGTGGGAATCGCCGTCACCGCGCATGAGATCGCGCGCCGCGCCGGCGTCGGAATCGGCACCTTCTACCGTCGGGTCCCCTCCCGGGAGGCGCTGCTGGAGGCCGTACTAGCCGAACTGCTCGGCGAGGCCGTGGCTGAAGCCGACCGAGCCCTGCAGAACAACGATCCTTGGGCCGGACTGTGCGAGTTCGCCACCGCCTACGTACGACTGCGCGCGGCAAGCTGCGGAGTCAACGAGGCGCTGGGCGAGGAATGCGGGCTGGACCTGGACCTACCTCTAGAAGAACTACGCGACCGGATCCGCAGTCTTGTCGAGCGCGCACAGACCGCCGCCGCCGTCCGTCGGGACGTCACCTGGCAAGATGTGGCCTTCCTGCTCGCCGCAGTCGTACCGGGACAACACACGATCGGTTTGCAGGCCGACGATCAGCAATGGATCCGCAACCTCCAGATCGTCCTCGACGGGCTGCGCCTAGCTGACATGCCACGCTGA